In Burkholderiales bacterium, the genomic window GACGGCCAGACGCTGCCGACTCCTGAAGGCATTGATTTCAAGCCGGGGCAACTCCTGGGCAGCGTCTCCGGCGAACTCGGATTGCGCAAATTTCTCCAAAAAAACGATCACAAACTGGTCGTCACCTCGGACAAGGACGGCGCGGACTCCGTTTTGGACAAGGAACTGCACGACGCGGATATCGTGATTTCGCAGCCCTTCTGGCCCGCCTATATGACGGCGGCGCGGATCGCCAAGGCGCCGAAATTGAAGCTCATTATCACCGCTGGCGTCGGCTCCGATCATACGGACCTGCAGGCGGCGATGGAGCGGGGTATCACGGTCGCGGAAGTGACCTACTGCAACAGCATTAGCGTCTCCGAGCACGTGGTGATGATGATCCTGGCGCTGGTGCGCAATTACATCCCCTCCTACCAGTGGGTGGTCAACAAGGGCTGGAACATCGCCGACTGCGTTGCGCGATCCTACGATCTGGAAGGGATGCAAGTCGGAACGGTCGCCGCCGGGCGTATTGGTTTGGCGGTTCTAAGGCGGCTGAAGCCCTTCGACGTCAAGCTGCACTACACGGATCGGCACCGCCTTCCGCAGAACGTCGAGAAGGAGCTTGACCTGACCTATCATCCCGACGTGGAGTCGATGGTGCGCGTCTGCGACGTGGTCACCATCAACTGCCCGCTGCATCCCGAGACGGAGCATTTGTTCGACGAGAAACTCATCAGCAAGATGAAACGCGGCGCGTATATTGTGAATACGGCGCGCGGCAAGATTTGCGATCGCGACGCCATCGCCCGGGCGCTGGAGAAGGGGCAGCTTGCCGGTTACGCTGGCGATGTCTGGTTCCCCCAACCCGCGCCCAAGGATCACCCGTGGCGGACGATGCCGCACCACGGCATGACACCGCATATTTCGGGGTCGAGCCTGTCAGCGCAGGCACGCTACGCCGCCGGAGTGCGCGAAATACTGGAGTGCTGGTTCAGCGGCCGTCCCATTCGCGACAAGTACCTGATCGTGGACAGCGGCAAGCTGGCCGGGGTGGGAGCCCATTCCTACAGCGCCGGCAACGCAACCAGCGGCTCGGACGAAGCGGCCCGGTTTAAGGGGTGACGGTCTTGGTTCTGGTGCAAAGTTGATTCGGGCCCACCACCGTTGTGTTCAGGAACCCTTTCAACCACTAGCCTCGTATGGTCGTGAAGTTGTTGCACCAGAACCGCGAATCGTTACGGCAGCTACGCTCGACCTTTGACGGCGACCATCTGGAGCACGGCAAATTCATGCACTTTTTTGAGGTTTAGGAGGGCATCAAGGGCTACCAAGCCGGAGCGCGTGCTCTAAGTAGCCTGATCAACCCAGAAAAACGTTTAGAGACCAGTGCCCAGAATTGTCCGGGTGGGGAACCTTTGGCTTAGGGGAACTCTTACAAACCAGTTCTCAGATTTGACCTGATTGGGGAGCCGGCACTCAACGCCGGCTATCGACCCAAAGCGGTCATTCCCGCTTACTGTTAATCCGGGTTTTTGGTCCGAGCCCTGATCGGGGAGCCATGGAAATACTAGAACCGACGTAACCATCACGTACCCACTTTGTAAGTATTGTGAAGCTTTTCTAGACTACTTAGCACTAATCGGCGAAATGGCGAGCGTTGCAAGGCAATTTACGAATCCTATGGTCCAGTTGTGATACGGGTTGTTTCGCGTTTA contains:
- a CDS encoding NAD-dependent formate dehydrogenase — translated: MAKVVCVLYDDPVGGYPKSYARDDIPKLERYPDGQTLPTPEGIDFKPGQLLGSVSGELGLRKFLQKNDHKLVVTSDKDGADSVLDKELHDADIVISQPFWPAYMTAARIAKAPKLKLIITAGVGSDHTDLQAAMERGITVAEVTYCNSISVSEHVVMMILALVRNYIPSYQWVVNKGWNIADCVARSYDLEGMQVGTVAAGRIGLAVLRRLKPFDVKLHYTDRHRLPQNVEKELDLTYHPDVESMVRVCDVVTINCPLHPETEHLFDEKLISKMKRGAYIVNTARGKICDRDAIARALEKGQLAGYAGDVWFPQPAPKDHPWRTMPHHGMTPHISGSSLSAQARYAAGVREILECWFSGRPIRDKYLIVDSGKLAGVGAHSYSAGNATSGSDEAARFKG